In the Syntrophorhabdaceae bacterium genome, one interval contains:
- a CDS encoding Mut7-C RNAse domain-containing protein — protein MRFICDITLGRLAKRLRMLGFDTISFTKAEDTLEPYRKLADPPLLLTKRTKPIAYQPVVFVRSNDTEAQLKEIGHLIRPVLDRARFMTRCLACNTLLQAASKEAIEGLIPEYTYHHHSRFKTCPHCKKVYWEGTHTEAMRSITEVFLADTGDEQGKKR, from the coding sequence ATGAGGTTTATCTGTGATATTACCCTCGGAAGACTCGCCAAACGTTTGCGTATGCTTGGCTTCGACACGATCTCGTTTACGAAAGCAGAGGACACGCTCGAGCCATACAGGAAATTGGCAGACCCCCCTCTTCTACTGACAAAAAGGACGAAACCCATTGCCTATCAACCGGTGGTCTTCGTGAGATCAAATGACACGGAAGCACAGCTCAAAGAAATCGGACACCTGATACGGCCTGTACTTGACCGCGCCCGTTTCATGACGAGATGCCTCGCATGCAATACCCTTCTTCAGGCCGCGTCCAAAGAAGCTATCGAAGGGCTCATCCCCGAGTATACCTATCATCATCACAGCCGATTCAAAACATGTCCTCATTGCAAAAAGGTCTATTGGGAAGGCACTCATACGGAAGCGATGAGGAGTATCACGGAGGTTTTCCTGGCCGATACCGGGGATGAGCAGGGAAAGAAACGATGA
- the bamA gene encoding outer membrane protein assembly factor BamA has protein sequence MGKLRILLISLLIIACPASIFALDADRIFKIEIAGNERIDTGFVLNAVKSKENEAYNADKVKEDMKNIYKTGFFSDVQIDVKDTDKGKIVTFVVIERPPIKAIYISGNKKIKTSDLVEKLKIRTNTVLNTDRIKESIDELKKFYASKGYYATAINYEIDYGEEYNATVTITVDEPSQAHVKKIVFVGNKAFKPSVLKRYMRTKEKGLFSWITGSGILDEDNLEEDRKNVEAFYNDNGYVRANIGVPDIAVSKDGKSITITLGVQEGDIYKNGTIDFAGDLMFPKDELTGKLKSKTGNIFRSSLYHEDVLTLTDLYQDKGYAFCDVAPLNVIDDKTKTVNMVFNISKGTEVYFNRINIIGNAKTRDKVIRRELKFAEGDRFSSSSLKESKRKLTNTTYFKDIDMKLIKTEDPAKANMDISVEERPTGTLSVGVGYSTAENAFVTGTISQENLLGTGRNLSLEASLGSITHEFRISYLEPYIFDKNLHAGASAFNFTRIFDTYDYKRQGGSLSLTRPLTDFVKTTVQYRLENVDVYNVEDDASAYVQNQSGSSVTSAVSLTLARNTIDNVMNPTKGSHSAITVEYAGGPLLGDNKFVSVVGYAGKYFPVSFLDSAFFIKATAGTIRQYSGVSVPIFEKFFIGGLNSIRGFKYGEAGPTDTNGEVIGGINEAFCNLEWIFPIFKPAGLKGVIFFDAGDGFDTLDSFSLKTTGGFGIRWFSPMGPIRLELGFNLNPKEDERKNAFEFTIGTQY, from the coding sequence ATGGGAAAATTGAGAATCCTTCTCATCTCTTTGCTTATTATTGCGTGCCCGGCAAGCATTTTCGCCCTTGATGCCGACAGGATATTTAAAATCGAGATTGCCGGTAACGAGAGGATTGACACCGGCTTTGTCCTCAATGCCGTAAAATCGAAAGAAAACGAAGCGTATAATGCGGATAAAGTCAAAGAGGACATGAAAAACATCTACAAGACCGGTTTCTTCAGTGACGTACAGATCGATGTAAAGGATACCGACAAAGGAAAGATCGTCACCTTCGTGGTGATCGAAAGGCCACCCATCAAGGCAATTTATATATCAGGAAACAAAAAGATTAAGACCTCGGATCTGGTAGAAAAACTGAAGATAAGGACAAATACCGTTCTCAACACGGATAGAATCAAAGAGAGCATCGACGAGCTCAAAAAATTCTATGCCAGTAAAGGTTACTACGCCACCGCTATTAACTATGAAATCGATTACGGCGAGGAGTACAACGCTACCGTCACGATCACTGTTGACGAACCCAGTCAGGCCCACGTAAAAAAGATCGTCTTTGTTGGCAATAAGGCGTTTAAGCCGAGTGTTCTCAAAAGGTACATGCGCACAAAAGAAAAAGGGCTTTTCTCGTGGATAACCGGTTCAGGCATCCTCGACGAGGATAACCTTGAAGAAGACCGGAAGAATGTTGAGGCCTTTTATAACGATAACGGGTACGTGAGAGCCAACATAGGCGTGCCTGATATTGCCGTTTCTAAAGATGGCAAGTCTATCACCATTACATTAGGCGTGCAAGAAGGAGACATCTATAAGAACGGGACCATAGATTTCGCCGGCGATCTGATGTTTCCCAAGGATGAGCTTACGGGCAAATTGAAAAGTAAAACAGGGAATATTTTTCGATCGAGCCTCTATCATGAGGATGTTCTCACCCTCACCGATCTATATCAGGACAAGGGCTATGCCTTCTGTGATGTAGCTCCTCTTAACGTCATTGATGACAAGACAAAGACGGTAAATATGGTTTTCAACATATCCAAGGGGACGGAGGTTTACTTTAACCGGATCAATATCATTGGCAATGCCAAGACACGGGATAAGGTCATACGAAGGGAGCTGAAGTTTGCCGAAGGGGACAGGTTCTCCTCGTCAAGCCTCAAAGAAAGCAAAAGGAAGCTCACCAACACGACCTACTTCAAAGACATTGACATGAAACTCATCAAGACCGAGGACCCCGCCAAGGCCAATATGGATATTTCTGTGGAAGAGCGCCCAACAGGAACGTTGAGCGTGGGAGTGGGTTATAGCACCGCAGAAAATGCCTTCGTGACCGGTACTATTTCCCAGGAAAACCTCCTTGGAACCGGAAGGAACTTATCTCTGGAGGCTTCTTTAGGCAGCATAACGCATGAATTCAGGATTTCGTACCTGGAGCCTTATATTTTCGACAAGAACCTCCACGCGGGCGCGAGCGCCTTTAACTTTACGAGAATCTTCGACACTTATGATTATAAACGGCAGGGCGGCAGCCTCTCACTTACCCGCCCTCTTACGGACTTTGTAAAGACGACCGTACAATATAGGCTGGAAAATGTGGACGTCTATAACGTAGAAGATGATGCAAGCGCGTACGTCCAGAACCAGTCGGGATCGAGCGTCACGAGCGCCGTCTCCCTCACGTTGGCAAGAAATACCATCGATAATGTCATGAACCCCACGAAGGGCTCCCATTCAGCCATTACGGTCGAGTACGCTGGCGGACCGCTCCTCGGCGATAACAAGTTCGTATCCGTGGTCGGATATGCGGGCAAGTACTTCCCTGTATCGTTTTTGGACAGCGCCTTCTTCATCAAAGCCACCGCAGGCACGATAAGACAGTACAGTGGGGTGAGTGTGCCGATTTTTGAGAAATTCTTCATCGGAGGCCTCAATTCCATACGAGGGTTCAAGTACGGAGAGGCTGGACCTACGGACACGAACGGTGAAGTGATAGGTGGCATTAATGAGGCCTTCTGCAACCTGGAATGGATATTCCCCATTTTCAAACCGGCCGGGTTAAAAGGGGTCATCTTTTTCGATGCCGGAGACGGCTTCGACACCCTGGACAGTTTTTCTCTGAAGACAACGGGGGGGTTCGGTATACGCTGGTTCTCGCCCATGGGGCCTATTCGACTCGAGCTCGGATTCAATCTGAACCCTAAAGAAGATGAGAGAAAGAACGCATTCGAGTTTACCATCGGTACACAATATTAG
- the nth gene encoding endonuclease III: MIDILQRLFPEDVPAVTSISRKSKKDPFLVLVGTLLSLRTKDELTEKVMARLLKRAKTPQDIMSMPEKELAALIYPVGFYRNKSRTLKEVSRMVAEKYGGHVPDSIDELLTMKGVGRKTANLVVTEGFGKPGICVDTHVHRISNRLGFISTRNPHETEDALRQILPRKYWIVYNTLLVTFGKRICRPISPFCSTCPLSHMCRKMGVEKHR, encoded by the coding sequence ATGATAGATATACTTCAAAGACTCTTCCCCGAAGATGTGCCTGCGGTGACGAGTATATCCCGGAAATCGAAGAAAGACCCGTTCCTCGTACTGGTCGGCACGCTCTTAAGCCTCAGGACAAAGGATGAACTCACGGAGAAGGTGATGGCAAGACTTCTAAAGCGGGCAAAGACTCCTCAAGATATCATGAGTATGCCCGAAAAGGAACTTGCGGCACTTATTTACCCTGTAGGCTTCTACCGGAACAAATCTCGGACCTTGAAAGAGGTTTCCCGGATGGTAGCGGAAAAATACGGCGGACACGTCCCTGATTCAATCGATGAACTCCTGACCATGAAGGGCGTGGGGAGGAAGACGGCCAACCTCGTGGTCACCGAGGGGTTCGGCAAGCCGGGCATTTGCGTGGACACACATGTTCACAGGATCTCAAACAGACTGGGGTTCATATCAACCAGGAACCCGCATGAAACTGAGGACGCTTTAAGACAGATACTGCCGCGGAAATACTGGATCGTATACAATACCCTGCTTGTAACCTTTGGAAAGCGCATCTGTCGTCCCATATCGCCCTTCTGTAGTACCTGTCCGCTCTCCCACATGTGCAGGAAAATGGGCGTAGAAAAACACAGGTGA
- a CDS encoding OmpH family outer membrane protein, with the protein MKYFVASFFVLGVLLAPHISHGQTMNIVYADLQKIMLESNQGKEIQTTLKAEADKLKKDLDTKQDELQKLKDAIEKQAATITPEARADKEKQYQAKLKDYQRLAGDYQTELQQKDQEYTQKILKEIETIVKNLGEKEKYTLILEKNQAGILFASPTIDITDKVIALFNEAGKKQQPTSKK; encoded by the coding sequence ATGAAGTATTTTGTCGCAAGTTTTTTCGTTCTCGGAGTACTGTTGGCGCCGCACATTTCACATGGGCAGACCATGAACATCGTATATGCGGATTTGCAGAAGATAATGCTCGAGTCCAACCAGGGCAAAGAGATTCAAACCACCCTCAAGGCTGAAGCGGACAAGCTAAAAAAGGACCTCGATACAAAACAGGACGAGCTGCAAAAACTCAAAGACGCCATTGAAAAGCAGGCAGCCACGATCACCCCTGAGGCACGAGCAGACAAAGAAAAACAGTATCAGGCCAAATTGAAGGATTACCAGAGATTGGCCGGCGATTATCAGACCGAGTTACAGCAAAAGGATCAGGAATACACGCAGAAAATCTTGAAAGAAATCGAAACAATTGTCAAAAACCTGGGAGAGAAAGAGAAATACACACTCATCCTCGAAAAGAACCAGGCCGGGATACTCTTCGCTTCGCCGACGATCGATATTACGGACAAGGTCATCGCCCTCTTCAATGAAGCAGGGAAAAAGCAACAGCCAACATCCAAGAAATGA
- a CDS encoding MTAP family purine nucleoside phosphorylase → MKHKSPVNQPIAIIGGTSFMESPLFSSWNVRRIKTVHGLVEIREEKDVIFLQRHTARPVPPHMINHKANIRALKDLAVRKVVAINSVGSLRISLKPGMFIIPDDFIAIWKIPTFFDREMHFIVPTMDQDLRISLANLLREHRIKVRSGGVYIETLGPRLETKAEIALLKPYGHVVGMTMASEATLCMEYGIPYASLCCVDNYCNGILRVPLTMEQIRENVRKNVKTIEIVIESLVTRGIS, encoded by the coding sequence ATGAAACATAAATCGCCCGTAAATCAGCCCATCGCTATAATAGGCGGTACCTCTTTCATGGAATCTCCCCTTTTTTCGTCCTGGAACGTAAGACGGATAAAGACCGTTCATGGCTTGGTCGAGATTAGAGAAGAAAAAGACGTGATCTTTCTCCAAAGGCACACGGCGAGGCCTGTGCCCCCCCATATGATCAACCATAAGGCCAACATCCGCGCCCTGAAGGATTTGGCAGTACGAAAGGTCGTGGCAATAAACTCAGTGGGAAGCCTCAGGATTTCCTTAAAACCGGGGATGTTCATCATTCCCGACGATTTCATTGCAATCTGGAAGATACCAACGTTTTTTGACCGAGAAATGCATTTCATCGTGCCGACAATGGATCAGGATCTCAGGATATCACTCGCCAATTTATTGAGAGAGCACCGTATAAAGGTTCGCTCCGGAGGTGTCTACATTGAGACCTTAGGACCCCGACTTGAGACAAAAGCCGAGATAGCGTTGCTCAAACCTTATGGCCACGTCGTCGGTATGACCATGGCGTCGGAGGCAACGCTCTGCATGGAATATGGGATACCGTACGCAAGTCTCTGTTGTGTCGATAACTACTGCAACGGAATTCTTCGGGTCCCGCTCACTATGGAACAGATAAGAGAGAACGTGCGGAAGAATGTCAAAACCATTGAAATCGTGATTGAGTCGCTCGTCACCAGGGGCATATCGTGA
- a CDS encoding amidohydrolase, translating into MKILIKDVLLGETTTNIFINNGLIEEIDPGCMRRADKVINGRNKAALPSLINGHTHAAMTLFRGYADDMPLKRWLEEKIWPLEAKLTEEDVYWGAKLACLEMIKNGITSFNDMYWHWEATAQAACDMGIRGFVSAVFIDMFDEKKSDEQLEENTRLFELSDKYRPNVTFTFGPHAIYTVSKKSLEWMRDFSKQRDILIHMHLMETQQEIDFSIQKYGVTPVEFLRDIDLLSDRYIGCHGCMLTASDASILKKTDAKLVHVPVSNLKLSVDSIFPHTLMESNDIPYCFGTDGCASNNHLDLIETMKFSSLLAKFLSHDPTMLPARRTFDLATGIAARIFHLGEWQIEVGKSPDIVLVDIAGPEFVPNFDIYSDIVYASNGSIVDTVICMGEVIMEERYIAAEEEIKAKVKTLARALVTR; encoded by the coding sequence GTGAAAATACTCATTAAAGATGTTCTCCTCGGAGAAACTACAACGAACATTTTCATCAACAACGGCCTTATTGAAGAGATCGATCCCGGCTGCATGCGCAGGGCCGATAAAGTGATAAATGGAAGAAACAAGGCTGCCCTTCCCTCTCTCATCAACGGTCATACACATGCGGCCATGACTCTTTTCAGGGGCTACGCAGACGACATGCCTCTTAAGAGATGGCTCGAAGAAAAGATTTGGCCCCTGGAGGCAAAGCTCACTGAAGAAGACGTTTACTGGGGCGCAAAACTCGCATGCCTTGAAATGATCAAGAATGGTATCACCTCATTCAACGATATGTACTGGCACTGGGAAGCAACGGCTCAGGCGGCCTGCGATATGGGGATACGGGGATTTGTAAGCGCCGTTTTCATCGACATGTTTGACGAGAAGAAGAGTGACGAGCAGCTAGAGGAGAATACACGGCTCTTTGAGCTTTCAGACAAATACAGGCCTAACGTCACGTTCACATTCGGTCCCCATGCTATCTACACCGTTTCAAAGAAAAGCCTTGAATGGATGAGAGATTTCTCTAAGCAGAGGGACATTCTCATTCATATGCACCTCATGGAAACACAGCAGGAAATAGACTTCTCCATACAGAAGTACGGGGTCACGCCCGTCGAGTTCCTTCGTGACATAGACCTGCTTTCAGATCGCTACATAGGCTGTCACGGATGTATGCTCACCGCTTCAGACGCGTCCATCCTGAAAAAGACGGATGCAAAGCTCGTGCATGTTCCTGTCTCTAACCTGAAACTCTCGGTGGACAGTATCTTTCCCCACACCCTCATGGAATCGAATGATATCCCTTACTGCTTCGGCACGGATGGCTGCGCCTCGAACAATCATCTCGATCTTATCGAGACGATGAAGTTCTCATCCCTTCTTGCAAAGTTTCTTTCCCATGATCCCACCATGCTTCCCGCAAGGCGGACGTTTGATCTTGCCACCGGGATCGCGGCCAGGATCTTTCATCTCGGTGAATGGCAGATTGAGGTCGGCAAAAGCCCCGACATTGTCCTTGTCGATATTGCGGGGCCCGAGTTCGTTCCCAACTTCGACATCTACTCCGATATTGTCTACGCGTCAAACGGCTCTATTGTGGACACGGTGATCTGCATGGGAGAAGTCATCATGGAAGAGAGATATATAGCGGCCGAAGAAGAGATCAAAGCGAAGGTGAAAACTCTCGCGAGGGCGCTCGTCACAAGATGA